One region of Phoenix dactylifera cultivar Barhee BC4 unplaced genomic scaffold, palm_55x_up_171113_PBpolish2nd_filt_p 000294F, whole genome shotgun sequence genomic DNA includes:
- the LOC103700056 gene encoding G-type lectin S-receptor-like serine/threonine-protein kinase At2g19130, with product MALPQTPSPFPSPSFSLLLFLLVLALQTPLSFSVDTISANSSISGDQQLTSKGGNFVLGFFSPSNSSKYYIGIWYKKVSKLTSVWVANRETPVSDKTKSELRLSDDGNLVLFNESKAQIWSTNASISAKSTVAVLQDSGNLVLADGSNSSRMLILWQSIDHPTHTWLPGGKLGLNKVTKQNQRLISWRSSADPAPGIFSLELDPNGSSQYFIQWNKSFSYWSSGTWNGKIFSGVPEMTANYNYDFKYVNDDDESYFTYSVKYPSVISRFVMDFSGRIQQLTWMEDSQEWILFWAQPRALCEVYSLCGPFGSCSESSGTFCKCVKGFVARNQTEWDLQDQTGGCVRRTPLQCGSNNSANVGKDKFYPMDSMRLPENAQNLDAGSAEDCASACLNNCSCTAYSFSSGCSVWYGDLINLQEQYSGTNGGTLYLRLAASELPDSTNKKGTVVGAVAGAVAGLVVCVVIVWVLIWRRRKKRMIRAAKAVGRALVPFRYSDLQYFTKNFSEKLGGGGFGSVFKGFLPNSTAIAVKKLEGLHLHGEKQFRSEVSTIGTVQHVNLVRLLGFCSEGAKRLLVYEFMPKGSLDTQLFQNNSMVLDWNTRYRIALGTARGLVYLHEKCRDCIIHCDIKPENILLDASFVPKVADFGLAKLVGRDFSRVLTTMRGTRGYLAPEWITGVAITAKADVYSYGMMLLEIISGRRNSEQTEEGKAAFFPALAATKLAQGDIGSLADHRLGDDVSVEELERACKVACWCIQDDERSRPTMGLVVQILEGFLEISMPPIPRSLQVLAESPENINFFSDLSSNQSSRTRSATSTGSQVKSTASRSSNV from the coding sequence ATGGCTCTTCCCCAAACCCCGTCTCCCTTTCCTTccccttccttctctctcctcctgTTCCTCCTCGTCTTAGCTCTCCAAACCCCTCTCTCCTTCTCAGTTGACACCATCTCTGCCAACTCCTCCATCTCAGGGGACCAGCAGCTAACCTCCAAAGGAGGCAACTTTGTTCTGGGCTTCTTCTCTCCAAGTAACTCCTCCAAATACTACATAGGCATTTGGTACAAAAAAGTCTCCAAGCTTACCTCCGTCTGGGTAGCCAACAGAGAAACCCCTGTCTCAGACAAGACCAAATCCGAGCTCAGGCTCTCTGACGATGGAAACTTGGTTCTCTTCAACGAGTCCAAAGCCCAAATCTGGTCCACTAACGCCAGCATCTCCGCCAAATCCACTGTAGCGGTTCTCCAAGACTCTGGAAACCTTGTGCTTGCAGATGGCTCCAACTCCTCCAGGATGTTGATCTTGTGGCAGAGCATCGACCACCCCACCCATACCTGGCTCCCCGGAGGCAAGCTCGGCCTGAACAAGGTGACTAAACAGAACCAGCGCCTCATCTCCTGGAGGAGCTCAGCTGACCCAGCTCCTGGGATCTTCTCCCTTGAgctcgaccccaatggaagCAGCCAGTACTTCATTCAGTGGAATAAGTCTTTCTCGTACTGGTCTAGTGGGACTTGGAATGGAAAAATCTTTAGTGGGGTGCCGGAGATGACGGCGAATTATAACTACGACTTCAAATACGTTAACGATGATGACGAGAGCTACTTCACTTACTCTGTTAAATATCCCTCGGTCATCTCGAGGTTTGTAATGGACTTCTCGGGGCGGATCCAGCAGTTGACATGGATGGAAGATTCCCAAGAATGGATACTGTTCTGGGCCCAGCCGAGAGCGCTGTGCGAAGTGTATTCTCTCTGCGGGCCGTTCGGGAGCTGCAGCGAGAGCAGTGGGACATTCTGCAAATGCGTCAAGGGTTTTGTGGCACGGAACCAGACCGAATGGGATTTGCAGGATCAAACAGGGGGTTGCGTGAGGAGAACTCCATTACAGTGCGGTAGCAACAACTCGGCGAATGTCGGGAAAGATAAGTTTTATCCGATGGATAGTATGAGGTTGCCAGAAAATGCTCAGAATTTAGATGCTGGGAGTGCTGAAGATTGTGCATCAGCCTGTTTGAATAATTGCTCTTGTACCGCTTACTCATTTAGTAGTGGATGTTCCGTGTGGTACGGGGATTTGATCAATCTACAGGAGCAATACAGTGGAACGAATGGAGGAACCCTTTACCTCCGGCTGGCTGCTTCGGAGCTGCCGGACTCCACGAACAAGAAGGGAACGGTCGTCGGGGCCGTCGCCGGTGCGGTTGCGGGCTTGGTAGTTTGTGTAGTTATCGTATGGGTGTTGATCTGGAGGCGCCGGAAGAAGCGAATGATTCGTGCTGCGAAAGCAGTAGGGAGAGCCCTGGTGCCATTCAGATACAGCGACCTGCAGTATTTCACCAAGAACTTCTCGGAGAAATTGGGTGGAGGAGGTTTCGGTTCGGTGTTCAAGGGGTTCTTGCCGAATTCGACCGCCATAGCTGTAAAGAAGCTTGAAGGCCTTCACCTACATGGAGAGAAGCAGTTCCGGTCCGAGGTGAGCACGATTGGAACGGTGCAGCATGTGAACCTGGTTCGACTTCTTGGGTTTTGCTCCGAAGGCGCCAAAAGGTTGCTGGTTTATGAATTCATGCCAAAGGGTTCTCTGGATACCCAGCTGTTCCAGAACAATTCCATGGTCTTGGACTGGAACACGAGGTACCGAATTGCTCTTGGAACTGCTAGAGGATTGGTTTATCTCCACGAGAAGTGCAGGGACTGCATTATACACTGCGATATAAAGCCAGAAAACATTCTACTGGATGCGTCCTTCGTTCCAAAAGTGGCAGACTTCGGTTTGGCAAAGCTTGTAGGCCGGGATTTCAGCCGAGTATTGACTACGATGAGAGGAACAAGAGGCTATCTCGCACCTGAATGGATAACTGGGGTAGCCATCACTGCCAAAGCTGACGTCTACAGCTACGGGATGATGCTTTTGGAAATTATATCTGGCCGGAGAAACTCGGAGCAGACAGAGGAAGGGAAAGCTGCATTTTTTCCCGCATTAGCTGCGACCAAACTCGCTCAAGGGGATATTGGAAGCTTGGCAGATCATAGATTGGGTGATGATGTGAGTGTCGAAGAGCTTGAAAGAGCTTGCAAAGTTGCTTGTTGGTGCATTCAGGATGATGAAAGATCCAGGCCAACGATGGGACTGGTTGTTCAAATTTTAGAGGGATTTCTAGAAATTAGCATGCCCCCTATTCCAAGATCACTTCAAGTTCTTGCGGAAAGCCCAGAGAACATAAATTTCTTCTCAGACTTGTCATCGAATCAAAGTTCCCGGACACGGAGTGCCACTTCTACCGGCTCTCAAGTTAAAAGCACAGCATCGAGGAGTTCTAATGTATGA